One window of the Hyperolius riggenbachi isolate aHypRig1 chromosome 5, aHypRig1.pri, whole genome shotgun sequence genome contains the following:
- the RIDA gene encoding 2-iminobutanoate/2-iminopropanoate deaminase isoform X4, with product MASVVRKIICSAKAPAAIGPYSQAVVVDKTMYVSGQLGMDPANGQLVPGGVKNETKQALVNMGEILKTAGCDYSNVFQCNHPARAAYQVAALPRGGRVEIEAVAVLGPITEVSSAL from the exons ATGGCTTCTGTCGTCAGGAAGATTATCTGCAGTGCAAAGGCTCCAGCTGCCATTGGACCATACAG TCAGGCGGTGGTGGTGGATAAGACCATGTATGTGTCTGGCCAGCTCGGCATGGACCCGGCAAATGGACAGCTGGTGCCTGGAGGAGTGAAGAATGAGACAAAGCAG GCTTTGGTGAATATGGGAGAGATTCTGAAAACAGCAGGATGTGATTACAGTAACG TCTTTCAGTGCAACCACCCAGCAAGGGCTGCCTATCAAGTTGCTGCTTTACCAAGG GGAGGCAGAGTGGAGATTGAAGCAGTGGCTGTCCTTGGCCCCATCACAGAGGTGTCCTCAGCCCTGTGA
- the RIDA gene encoding 2-iminobutanoate/2-iminopropanoate deaminase isoform X1, with product MASVVRKIICSAKAPAAIGPYSQAVVVDKTMYVSGQLGMDPANGQLVPGGVKNETKQALVNMGEILKTAGCDYSNVVKTTVLLADINDFNDVNDIYKQFFQCNHPARAAYQVAALPRGGRVEIEAVAVLGPITEVSSAL from the exons ATGGCTTCTGTCGTCAGGAAGATTATCTGCAGTGCAAAGGCTCCAGCTGCCATTGGACCATACAG TCAGGCGGTGGTGGTGGATAAGACCATGTATGTGTCTGGCCAGCTCGGCATGGACCCGGCAAATGGACAGCTGGTGCCTGGAGGAGTGAAGAATGAGACAAAGCAG GCTTTGGTGAATATGGGAGAGATTCTGAAAACAGCAGGATGTGATTACAGTAACG TTGTAAAAACAACCGTGCTCTTGGCTGATATCAACGATTTTAATGATGTCAATGACATTTACAAGCAAT TCTTTCAGTGCAACCACCCAGCAAGGGCTGCCTATCAAGTTGCTGCTTTACCAAGG GGAGGCAGAGTGGAGATTGAAGCAGTGGCTGTCCTTGGCCCCATCACAGAGGTGTCCTCAGCCCTGTGA
- the RIDA gene encoding 2-iminobutanoate/2-iminopropanoate deaminase isoform X3: MSATLRHTVSTPRAPVFRGLFSQAVVVDKTMYVSGQLGMDPANGQLVPGGVKNETKQALVNMGEILKTAGCDYSNVVKTTVLLADINDFNDVNDIYKQFFQCNHPARAAYQVAALPRGGRVEIEAVAVLGPITEVSSAL; the protein is encoded by the exons ATGTCGGCTACACTGAGACACACTGTCAGTACACCGCGGGCTCCAGTATTCAGAGGGCTCTTCAG TCAGGCGGTGGTGGTGGATAAGACCATGTATGTGTCTGGCCAGCTCGGCATGGACCCGGCAAATGGACAGCTGGTGCCTGGAGGAGTGAAGAATGAGACAAAGCAG GCTTTGGTGAATATGGGAGAGATTCTGAAAACAGCAGGATGTGATTACAGTAACG TTGTAAAAACAACCGTGCTCTTGGCTGATATCAACGATTTTAATGATGTCAATGACATTTACAAGCAAT TCTTTCAGTGCAACCACCCAGCAAGGGCTGCCTATCAAGTTGCTGCTTTACCAAGG GGAGGCAGAGTGGAGATTGAAGCAGTGGCTGTCCTTGGCCCCATCACAGAGGTGTCCTCAGCCCTGTGA
- the RIDA gene encoding 2-iminobutanoate/2-iminopropanoate deaminase isoform X2 — protein MSAVLRRIIYTPRAPERRNVYSQAVVVDKTMYVSGQLGMDPANGQLVPGGVKNETKQALVNMGEILKTAGCDYSNVVKTTVLLADINDFNDVNDIYKQFFQCNHPARAAYQVAALPRGGRVEIEAVAVLGPITEVSSAL, from the exons ATGTCTGCAGTACTCAGGCGCATTATTTatacccccagagcccctgaaCGGCGCAATGTGTACAG TCAGGCGGTGGTGGTGGATAAGACCATGTATGTGTCTGGCCAGCTCGGCATGGACCCGGCAAATGGACAGCTGGTGCCTGGAGGAGTGAAGAATGAGACAAAGCAG GCTTTGGTGAATATGGGAGAGATTCTGAAAACAGCAGGATGTGATTACAGTAACG TTGTAAAAACAACCGTGCTCTTGGCTGATATCAACGATTTTAATGATGTCAATGACATTTACAAGCAAT TCTTTCAGTGCAACCACCCAGCAAGGGCTGCCTATCAAGTTGCTGCTTTACCAAGG GGAGGCAGAGTGGAGATTGAAGCAGTGGCTGTCCTTGGCCCCATCACAGAGGTGTCCTCAGCCCTGTGA